Proteins encoded together in one Candidatus Methylomirabilis limnetica window:
- a CDS encoding HEPN domain-containing protein — translation MTNEDLAQSYLRKSMVRLDVLDLFFKKQDYSDVIREAQKIVELCLKGVLRYVGIELPKFHDVGFLLLEHHWRCKGIALRDIKKMADISKRLRKERELVFYGDIDFIPTDQSEVKAR, via the coding sequence ATGACGAACGAAGACCTGGCCCAAAGTTATCTTCGAAAGTCCATGGTTCGGCTTGATGTCCTCGATCTGTTTTTCAAAAAGCAGGATTACTCCGATGTGATCCGAGAGGCGCAGAAGATTGTAGAATTGTGTCTTAAAGGGGTGCTCCGTTATGTTGGTATTGAACTGCCGAAATTTCATGACGTCGGATTCCTTCTGCTTGAACATCACTGGCGGTGTAAGGGAATCGCCCTCAGAGATATTAAAAAGATGGCCGATATTTCCAAGCGGTTGAGGAAAGAGAGGGAGCTGGTTTTCTACGGGGATATTGATTTCATCCCAACCGATCAATCAGAGGTAAAGGCGAGGTGA
- a CDS encoding DUF4258 domain-containing protein: MDVGTIHRLVAEGRYEFSKHAEREREADMISTTELEEALKRCDIIENYPDDPRWPSCLVLGFSGQRPIHAVCSVKRDPEELFLITVYDPSKRPEHWMDRYKRRRR; this comes from the coding sequence ATGGATGTAGGAACCATACACCGATTAGTTGCCGAGGGAAGGTATGAGTTTTCAAAGCATGCCGAGAGGGAACGAGAGGCCGATATGATCTCTACCACCGAGCTGGAAGAGGCTCTGAAGCGTTGCGACATCATCGAGAATTATCCGGATGACCCTCGATGGCCGAGCTGTCTGGTTCTCGGATTTTCAGGTCAAAGACCTATCCATGCTGTGTGTAGCGTGAAACGAGATCCTGAGGAGCTTTTCCTCATCACGGTGTATGATCCTTCCAAGCGGCCAGAGCACTGGATGGACCGTTACAAGCGGAGAAGGAGGTGA
- a CDS encoding type II toxin-antitoxin system MqsA family antitoxin → MTRVYHRCHFCGGEVVEQRVTVDYRWGDTFLVVIRHVPAGVCQVCGEQYLKAEVVKEMEKVAHSQEEAKEVLRIPVRELKVA, encoded by the coding sequence GTGACCAGGGTGTATCATCGGTGCCACTTCTGTGGAGGGGAGGTGGTCGAGCAACGAGTGACCGTGGATTATCGCTGGGGGGACACGTTCTTGGTGGTCATTCGCCATGTGCCGGCTGGGGTCTGCCAGGTATGTGGGGAGCAGTATTTGAAGGCCGAAGTGGTCAAAGAGATGGAAAAGGTGGCCCATTCTCAAGAGGAGGCAAAAGAAGTCCTTCGAATCCCTGTCAGGGAGCTGAAAGTAGCTTAG
- a CDS encoding beta-galactosidase — protein sequence MRPAALLLYLLALVSCSTGSYVQRRQIDLDASIVQLAIPSVMFTGEGGPATVRVRNTGSASWTAAANINLNLSYQTSGGRPMTVGPGRVLLFPDEVVEPGSEKSFAFDLRAPEIQEQITISPQMVLESSRYFGRRVPVITTILFPPPALVEPAEGATLDDGSPPTLRWAAIDGAAGYTLILLAPLLDRSLTFSQIAYPHFQIPPETWAATSSGRYFWGVAAVDAQGMAGAFTMHSFNKTRPYPEPAPLSGVPFPIPLGPGDATTHADPVTVRWTPLADATSYHVEFTLPDGRVVLVDITTPEFTFSPEQWFSLPAGHYVWRVTANGPMGPGPVGPPLRFTKITTDRPGSPDTFGLDEHIFPIDPSKWPEAAVEQGMTMLQQAGVKWVKVAIQWAFMQSADGTFDWTVPDRFVAKARDHRLHLVWMLSTPPASLLDPSARQVAPYYQLIPDIPADWNDPAGYSPTFFTFMKQLIARYKPYSHVVGSPTYGQLYGVQHWAMGVEANNTIFGKIGPEQYLKGWLKPAFLAKQEVDPEAKILAMLAYIPDPLGTILGLPDPALQNNVIDYVNRLRDLGAPDFFDIAGVSIYTDAKRGPESLEKANSLDQTAVRRGVRLMRTAFPGKPVWVTEAGWGADLREKGDGQCVSLQEQAVYVPILYDTAMAEGAEKVFWFGFRDSLQEGEFPCGPWLGLVDLHFTPKPSWEAYRRKIGGR from the coding sequence ATGAGACCGGCGGCCCTACTCCTGTATCTCCTCGCGCTGGTGTCCTGTTCCACCGGCTCGTATGTCCAGCGCCGGCAGATCGACCTCGACGCATCGATCGTACAACTCGCGATACCGTCTGTCATGTTTACCGGAGAAGGCGGTCCTGCAACGGTTCGCGTTCGCAATACCGGATCGGCCTCCTGGACGGCTGCTGCCAATATCAATCTCAATCTCAGCTACCAGACATCCGGCGGCCGACCAATGACGGTCGGACCAGGCCGCGTGTTACTGTTTCCCGACGAGGTAGTCGAGCCCGGCAGCGAGAAGTCCTTCGCTTTTGACCTTCGAGCGCCGGAGATTCAGGAACAGATCACCATCAGCCCGCAGATGGTGCTCGAATCTTCCAGGTATTTTGGTCGGCGAGTCCCCGTGATCACCACTATCCTGTTTCCGCCCCCGGCGCTCGTCGAGCCGGCGGAGGGCGCCACACTCGATGATGGATCGCCGCCGACTCTTCGCTGGGCTGCCATCGATGGCGCAGCCGGCTACACTCTTATCCTCCTGGCCCCCCTTCTTGACCGGTCCCTCACGTTCTCTCAGATTGCCTACCCTCATTTCCAAATCCCACCAGAAACATGGGCTGCGACTTCAAGCGGCCGCTATTTCTGGGGAGTGGCAGCCGTTGATGCTCAAGGCATGGCGGGGGCTTTCACAATGCATAGCTTCAATAAGACTCGACCCTACCCGGAGCCGGCTCCGCTCTCCGGAGTACCTTTTCCGATCCCCCTTGGTCCGGGAGATGCGACGACGCACGCCGATCCGGTGACTGTTCGCTGGACTCCGCTCGCTGATGCGACCTCATATCATGTAGAGTTCACCCTTCCAGACGGACGAGTTGTTCTCGTGGATATCACGACGCCGGAGTTTACCTTCTCACCTGAACAGTGGTTCTCCCTCCCAGCCGGTCATTATGTCTGGCGGGTTACCGCCAATGGCCCAATGGGACCAGGACCTGTCGGCCCGCCGCTTCGCTTTACAAAGATCACAACCGACCGGCCCGGTTCCCCTGACACATTCGGTCTCGATGAGCACATCTTTCCGATCGACCCAAGCAAGTGGCCGGAGGCGGCTGTTGAGCAGGGAATGACCATGCTCCAGCAGGCTGGAGTCAAGTGGGTGAAGGTCGCTATCCAATGGGCCTTTATGCAATCAGCAGACGGAACGTTCGACTGGACGGTCCCCGATCGTTTCGTCGCCAAGGCCAGAGATCACCGGCTTCACCTCGTATGGATGCTCTCGACACCGCCTGCATCCCTCCTTGATCCCTCCGCCAGGCAAGTTGCCCCATATTACCAACTCATCCCGGACATTCCGGCTGACTGGAATGATCCGGCGGGTTACTCGCCGACATTCTTCACCTTCATGAAGCAGCTTATCGCCCGATATAAACCATACAGCCACGTTGTTGGGTCCCCCACGTACGGCCAATTGTACGGGGTGCAGCACTGGGCGATGGGGGTCGAGGCGAACAATACCATCTTCGGAAAGATCGGCCCGGAGCAGTACTTGAAAGGATGGTTGAAACCTGCCTTCCTGGCCAAGCAGGAGGTCGATCCTGAAGCGAAAATCCTGGCTATGTTGGCCTACATCCCTGATCCCCTGGGGACGATACTGGGCCTTCCTGATCCCGCGTTGCAGAATAACGTGATCGACTATGTGAACCGGCTCCGAGATCTGGGCGCGCCTGATTTCTTCGATATCGCCGGTGTATCGATATATACCGATGCGAAGCGCGGCCCTGAGAGTCTCGAGAAGGCTAACTCGCTCGATCAAACCGCTGTTCGCCGCGGCGTTCGCCTGATGAGGACTGCGTTCCCTGGGAAACCGGTCTGGGTCACAGAGGCGGGCTGGGGCGCCGACCTGCGTGAGAAAGGCGACGGACAATGCGTCTCACTTCAAGAGCAGGCGGTCTACGTTCCTATCCTCTACGATACCGCGATGGCCGAAGGCGCAGAGAAGGTCTTTTGGTTTGGGTTCCGAGACTCACTTCAGGAGGGGGAATTCCCGTGCGGCCCCTGGCTGGGGTTGGTCGATCTGCACTTTACGCCCAAACCATCATGGGAAGCCTATAGGCGAAAGATTGGTGGGCGGTAG
- the hepT gene encoding type VII toxin-antitoxin system HepT family RNase toxin, with amino-acid sequence MTLNADLVRARCAEIEESVSRLERFKTLPRDAFLGDQDTLDLACYRLLVAMEAALALCYHVSAKRLRKVPEDYAQCFGILQEAAIIPSELAARLQWMARFRNLLVHMYWKVDYGVVYDVIRDNLEDLRALSAAVARLI; translated from the coding sequence ATGACGCTGAACGCTGATCTCGTCCGGGCCCGCTGTGCCGAGATCGAGGAATCGGTGAGCCGTTTGGAGCGGTTCAAGACCCTCCCTCGTGACGCATTTCTGGGAGATCAGGACACCCTTGATCTGGCGTGCTACCGGCTCTTGGTGGCGATGGAGGCGGCATTGGCCCTCTGCTACCACGTCTCGGCCAAACGCCTCCGAAAGGTCCCAGAGGACTATGCCCAATGTTTCGGGATACTGCAGGAGGCGGCTATCATTCCCTCAGAACTTGCCGCTCGCCTTCAGTGGATGGCAAGGTTTCGGAATCTGCTCGTGCACATGTACTGGAAGGTCGACTATGGGGTGGTCTACGACGTGATCCGGGATAATCTGGAGGATTTGCGCGCCCTTAGCGCGGCGGTTGCTCGTCTCATCTGA
- a CDS encoding nucleotidyltransferase domain-containing protein: MSERVPEVNLSQMDTAVKELEKRLLAEIKALYGKRLVSVVVFGSAGQGTQRCDSDLDVLVGADRLPRGRMKRVEEFSIVENRIEPFLKSLQQAGIATDLSPVIKSPEEAEKGSPLFLDMVEDARILVDRNGFFKAVLKRLRCRLEKLGARRIWMGNAWYWDLKPDYKPGECFEL, translated from the coding sequence ATGTCTGAAAGGGTGCCTGAGGTCAACCTGAGTCAAATGGATACCGCTGTTAAAGAATTAGAGAAGAGGCTTCTAGCCGAAATTAAAGCCCTGTACGGCAAGAGGCTTGTGTCAGTGGTTGTGTTCGGCTCGGCTGGACAGGGAACACAAAGGTGTGACTCAGACCTGGACGTGTTGGTTGGTGCCGATCGACTCCCAAGGGGAAGAATGAAGCGTGTCGAAGAGTTTTCAATCGTGGAGAACCGGATTGAGCCTTTCTTGAAATCTCTTCAACAAGCGGGAATTGCCACCGATCTCTCTCCCGTGATCAAAAGCCCTGAGGAGGCGGAGAAAGGGAGTCCGCTGTTCCTCGACATGGTGGAGGATGCCCGCATTCTTGTGGATCGAAACGGGTTTTTCAAGGCGGTTCTGAAACGTCTTCGATGCCGGTTGGAGAAACTGGGCGCGAGGAGAATCTGGATGGGAAACGCATGGTACTGGGACCTCAAGCCGGACTATAAGCCCGGAGAATGCTTCGAGTTATGA
- a CDS encoding type II toxin-antitoxin system HicB family antitoxin: MLAEYIDKAMEQAVYEIIEDERTYWGEIPGLQGVWARHATLEGCRRELREALSDWMALRLRLGLAIPVVAGIDLNQITQHSMCRASRQV; this comes from the coding sequence ATACTTGCCGAGTATATTGACAAGGCTATGGAACAAGCCGTTTATGAGATTATTGAGGACGAACGAACGTACTGGGGAGAGATTCCTGGTCTTCAAGGTGTGTGGGCGCGTCATGCTACGTTAGAGGGTTGCCGACGTGAACTCCGTGAGGCGCTGAGTGACTGGATGGCGTTGCGTTTGCGACTGGGCCTAGCGATTCCCGTTGTAGCAGGTATTGATCTGAATCAAATTACACAGCACTCGATGTGCCGTGCGAGCCGTCAGGTCTGA
- a CDS encoding PIN domain-containing protein, with protein MTPERLFADTNLFLRYLTNDVPEQAEAVEQVLRRAAAGELVLVTNTLVMAEIVWTLETFYQLPRSDIKDKVLAILNTPGLEVADGDLMLQAMTWYTEKNVGFIDAYNAAWMRGVGLMIACTFDRKHFSRLEGVTVMVPGADPPG; from the coding sequence ATGACGCCTGAGCGCCTCTTCGCCGACACCAATCTTTTTTTGCGCTACCTGACCAACGATGTGCCGGAACAGGCAGAGGCCGTCGAGCAGGTGCTCCGTCGTGCAGCGGCTGGAGAGCTGGTCCTCGTGACGAACACACTGGTCATGGCGGAGATTGTGTGGACACTGGAAACCTTCTACCAACTCCCGAGAAGTGACATCAAAGACAAGGTATTGGCCATCCTGAACACCCCTGGGCTCGAGGTGGCGGATGGCGACCTGATGCTGCAAGCCATGACCTGGTATACGGAGAAGAATGTGGGCTTCATCGATGCCTACAATGCGGCCTGGATGCGAGGCGTGGGGTTGATGATTGCCTGCACATTTGACCGAAAACACTTTTCCCGCCTCGAAGGGGTGACCGTGATGGTTCCGGGAGCCGATCCTCCCGGCTAA
- a CDS encoding HepT-like ribonuclease domain-containing protein encodes MFQILWEAGILPEECVLVLTGVGRFRNILAHVYITIELDKVYENLQKAQNRSVNLCGSFSTLLKNRGRSKISRKRRA; translated from the coding sequence GTGTTCCAGATTCTGTGGGAGGCCGGGATTCTACCGGAGGAGTGTGTCCTGGTCCTTACCGGTGTGGGCCGTTTTCGAAATATCTTAGCCCATGTGTATATCACTATCGAACTGGATAAGGTGTATGAGAACCTCCAGAAAGCCCAGAACAGATCAGTGAATTTATGCGGCTCGTTCAGCACTTTGTTGAAGAACAGGGGTCGCAGCAAGATCTCGCGTAAACGACGCGCTTAA
- a CDS encoding DUF86 domain-containing protein, with protein MVDRDLLLRKLADLDQYLGQVSEYRDITIDQYRGDWKTQRIVERTLQMTIELCVDIANHIIADRGLRVPATYSGFFRH; from the coding sequence ATGGTTGACAGGGACCTCCTCCTCCGGAAACTAGCGGATCTTGACCAGTATCTGGGCCAAGTATCAGAGTACCGGGACATCACCATCGACCAGTATCGAGGAGACTGGAAGACCCAGCGTATTGTCGAGCGGACTCTCCAAATGACCATCGAGCTGTGCGTGGACATTGCCAACCATATCATCGCCGACCGGGGACTCCGGGTCCCGGCAACCTATTCTGGGTTCTTCCGGCATTAG
- a CDS encoding AbrB/MazE/SpoVT family DNA-binding domain-containing protein: protein MLIIKVGRRGQITVPKAIRRWLNLQEGDRLAFVRRGDEVILQPLTRTLLDLRGSVPVSGPQDFAAIRQQVIDRHARQVIENDA from the coding sequence ATGCTTATCATTAAAGTAGGACGTCGAGGACAGATTACAGTCCCTAAAGCGATCCGCCGATGGCTCAACCTCCAGGAGGGCGATCGGCTGGCCTTCGTCCGTCGGGGCGACGAGGTCATTCTGCAGCCCCTCACCCGCACGTTGTTGGACCTGCGGGGAAGTGTCCCTGTATCAGGACCTCAGGATTTCGCCGCCATTCGCCAGCAGGTGATCGATCGCCACGCTCGCCAGGTCATCGAGAATGACGCCTGA
- a CDS encoding NAD-dependent epimerase/dehydratase family protein, whose translation MSANLNTRILVTGGAGFLGSYVVERLRAGGYTETLQNDRVAPTDPGVIPGKAPWTGGGMRGSGASVPGVLSAFDSADTGIYHPRSIRSVSGQACGSGIGLPERSRWRQQTE comes from the coding sequence ATGTCCGCGAATCTCAACACAAGAATCCTGGTGACCGGTGGGGCAGGGTTTCTCGGCTCGTATGTCGTCGAGCGGCTCCGCGCCGGAGGATACACGGAGACCTTACAGAACGATCGAGTGGCACCGACAGACCCAGGTGTGATCCCGGGCAAGGCGCCATGGACCGGAGGAGGCATGAGGGGTAGTGGTGCATCTGTTCCGGGGGTCCTCTCCGCGTTTGACAGTGCGGACACAGGCATATATCATCCACGCTCGATTCGCAGTGTGAGCGGTCAGGCCTGTGGTAGCGGAATCGGGCTCCCCGAGAGGAGCAGGTGGAGACAACAGACCGAATAG
- a CDS encoding nucleotidyltransferase domain-containing protein codes for MSTIYTLDHDERSRIMDQFVSELASEPGMAFAYLYGSFVDSEAFRDVDVGVYMRSMAPGEMTTRAMALAQCLSTKVRLPVDVRVLNAAPIPFLYHVLRGHLLLSHDDDLLTEVIERTACRYLDIASLLRSSAREAFAA; via the coding sequence TTGAGCACAATCTACACGCTCGATCACGACGAACGGTCACGCATCATGGATCAGTTCGTGTCCGAACTGGCATCAGAACCGGGGATGGCCTTTGCGTACCTCTATGGGTCGTTTGTGGATTCCGAGGCGTTCCGGGATGTGGATGTTGGGGTGTATATGCGTTCCATGGCGCCGGGCGAGATGACCACGCGCGCTATGGCGCTCGCCCAGTGCCTCAGTACGAAGGTGCGGCTTCCCGTGGATGTCCGCGTGCTGAACGCCGCCCCTATTCCATTCCTCTACCACGTTCTACGGGGACACCTTCTCTTGAGTCACGATGACGATCTCCTCACCGAGGTGATTGAGCGGACCGCTTGCCGCTATCTTGACATCGCCTCGCTATTGCGCTCGAGTGCGCGGGAGGCGTTTGCGGCATGA
- a CDS encoding nucleotidyltransferase domain-containing protein: METTDRIYSARAAYAALLESSLKRVVTVLSGLEGIKRISLVGSYARGRADLFTDLDILVVMDTDLSFIDRLRMLYPLLALPVDLDLLCYTPGELERMQDRPFIKHLRREEVVLYETSTS; this comes from the coding sequence ATGGAGACAACGGACCGAATATACAGCGCCAGGGCTGCCTACGCGGCGCTGCTAGAGTCCTCGCTGAAGCGGGTTGTAACGGTCCTGTCCGGCCTTGAAGGGATCAAGCGGATCAGCCTCGTGGGGTCCTATGCCCGGGGCCGGGCCGATCTGTTCACCGATCTCGACATCCTGGTGGTGATGGACACGGATCTCAGCTTTATCGACCGCCTTCGCATGTTGTACCCGCTCCTGGCCCTGCCCGTGGACCTGGACCTGCTGTGCTATACCCCTGGGGAGTTAGAGCGGATGCAGGACCGACCGTTCATAAAGCATTTGCGTCGAGAGGAGGTAGTCCTCTATGAGACGAGCACCTCGTGA
- a CDS encoding nucleotidyltransferase domain-containing protein translates to MTTIIEQRRTQLKEALEKAIQVLREEYHPLRIIVFGSLATDKVGETSDLDLLIVKETSLPFYERLREVALLCPLKVGADILVYTPAEVEQASRDSQFFREEVLGKGREVYRAPV, encoded by the coding sequence ATGACAACGATCATTGAGCAGAGACGGACGCAACTAAAAGAAGCTCTTGAAAAAGCGATCCAAGTCCTGAGGGAGGAATATCATCCCCTCCGGATTATTGTTTTTGGATCGCTGGCGACGGACAAGGTCGGTGAGACCAGCGATTTAGATCTTCTGATCGTGAAGGAAACCTCCTTGCCTTTTTACGAGCGACTTCGTGAGGTGGCTCTGCTCTGTCCCTTGAAGGTTGGAGCGGACATTTTGGTTTACACCCCTGCCGAAGTTGAGCAGGCATCCCGGGATAGCCAGTTTTTTAGAGAAGAAGTCTTGGGAAAGGGTCGGGAGGTTTATCGTGCGCCCGTATGA
- a CDS encoding glycosyltransferase family 2 protein, which yields MDLPPPLVSVITATYNWSSVLRYAIQSVLWQTCQDFEMLIIGDGCTDDSEEVVASFRDSRLRWHNLPHNSGSQSTPNNVGLELARGKYVAYLGHDDVWYPRHLAMLTKAVQETDADLAYSLAVMIGPPGSGVRVLTGLSGSGHYERGMGLPPSSVMHTRELVDHIGGWKDYRTLRIPPDLEFVLRAHDYGTRFTAVNALTVFKFNSAWRRNSYQDKPSHEQAEYVRRIQEDQDFLVVELLEIAAAYALNRPRSPIAVPPEDVIDRMPPGWQVNQWRRIRGLK from the coding sequence ATGGATTTGCCCCCACCCCTAGTCAGCGTCATCACCGCAACATACAATTGGAGCAGCGTCCTGCGCTATGCCATTCAGAGCGTCTTGTGGCAAACATGCCAGGACTTCGAAATGCTGATTATCGGCGACGGGTGTACCGATGATTCTGAAGAGGTTGTGGCATCGTTTCGCGATTCCCGTCTGCGGTGGCACAACCTTCCGCACAATTCGGGCAGTCAATCCACCCCAAACAACGTGGGCCTTGAACTGGCGCGTGGCAAATACGTTGCGTATCTCGGGCACGACGATGTATGGTATCCTAGGCACTTGGCCATGCTGACCAAGGCCGTACAGGAGACGGATGCAGACCTGGCCTATTCGCTGGCGGTCATGATCGGTCCTCCCGGCAGCGGAGTGCGCGTGTTAACGGGATTGTCTGGATCGGGCCACTACGAACGGGGTATGGGCCTGCCACCCTCATCCGTTATGCACACGCGGGAGTTGGTCGATCACATTGGTGGCTGGAAGGACTACCGGACTCTACGCATACCACCGGACCTCGAATTCGTTCTTCGCGCCCATGATTACGGAACCCGTTTCACAGCAGTCAATGCCCTCACCGTGTTCAAATTCAACTCGGCATGGCGGCGCAACTCGTATCAGGACAAGCCGTCGCATGAGCAAGCCGAATATGTCCGCCGTATCCAGGAAGATCAGGACTTCCTGGTCGTTGAACTCCTGGAGATTGCAGCCGCCTACGCCCTCAATCGGCCTCGCTCGCCGATTGCGGTTCCACCAGAGGACGTCATCGATCGGATGCCCCCCGGCTGGCAGGTGAACCAGTGGCGTCGGATTCGCGGACTGAAATAG
- a CDS encoding HEPN domain-containing protein, whose amino-acid sequence MRPYERWLNQAWDDLQFARLGLEQGFHAQACFLSQQVIEKCLKGCLRST is encoded by the coding sequence GTGCGCCCGTATGAGCGGTGGCTGAACCAGGCATGGGATGATCTTCAATTTGCTCGCCTTGGTCTGGAACAGGGGTTTCATGCACAGGCATGTTTTCTTTCCCAGCAGGTCATCGAAAAATGTCTGAAAGGGTGCCTGAGGTCAACCTGA
- a CDS encoding dTDP-4-dehydrorhamnose 3,5-epimerase family protein: MTEALKKDHQTVTPEGKAVLPLIHDVRLRSAITHPDERGTICEIYNPAWNFSDAPVVYVYQVTLRPGRVKGWVVHYQQDDRVFVSQGTLKIVLYDPRKESPTHGMLNELCISEHNRGLLFIPRGVYHVLQNVGTTDVMFINMPTRAYNHADPDKYRLPLNNDLIPYRVDDRLDW; the protein is encoded by the coding sequence ATGACTGAAGCACTCAAGAAGGATCACCAAACGGTCACGCCGGAGGGGAAAGCCGTCCTCCCGCTCATCCATGATGTGCGCCTCCGCTCAGCCATTACCCATCCGGATGAACGCGGAACCATTTGCGAGATTTATAATCCGGCCTGGAACTTTTCCGATGCCCCTGTGGTGTACGTGTACCAGGTGACCCTGCGTCCAGGGCGAGTCAAGGGTTGGGTGGTCCATTATCAGCAGGATGATCGCGTGTTCGTCAGCCAGGGAACCTTGAAGATTGTGCTGTACGATCCCCGCAAGGAATCGCCCACGCATGGAATGCTGAATGAGCTGTGTATCAGTGAACACAACCGAGGGTTGTTGTTTATCCCGCGCGGAGTCTACCATGTCCTTCAGAATGTTGGGACGACCGACGTGATGTTCATCAACATGCCGACACGCGCGTATAACCACGCCGACCCAGACAAGTATCGCCTCCCGCTGAACAATGATCTGATTCCGTATCGCGTTGACGATCGGTTAGACTGGTAG
- a CDS encoding HEPN domain-containing protein: MRRAPREEGARWLQQAVEDLRWAEDLAERGGYHIACFLAQQIGEKALKGFLYAQGEEIVIGHSVERLCRAAARYDPAFDQLVARWSILDGYYIPTRYPNSVPDSIPAHIFTRDAAGEAVRLAREIVTYVTDRLGRMEGEGGGG; encoded by the coding sequence ATGAGACGAGCACCTCGTGAAGAGGGCGCCAGATGGCTGCAACAGGCCGTCGAGGATCTGCGGTGGGCCGAAGATCTGGCAGAGCGCGGCGGGTATCACATTGCCTGCTTCCTGGCCCAGCAGATCGGCGAAAAGGCCCTCAAGGGGTTCCTCTATGCGCAGGGCGAGGAGATAGTGATAGGTCATTCAGTCGAGCGGTTGTGCCGAGCGGCTGCCCGCTATGACCCAGCATTCGACCAACTGGTCGCGCGGTGGTCGATCTTGGATGGCTATTACATCCCGACTCGATATCCAAACAGCGTACCCGACAGCATTCCGGCCCATATCTTCACTCGAGATGCCGCGGGGGAGGCGGTGCGCTTGGCGAGAGAGATCGTGACCTACGTCACCGATCGACTCGGTCGGATGGAGGGTGAAGGTGGTGGAGGATGA
- a CDS encoding nucleotidyltransferase domain-containing protein — MSVTEPLKEISARYNLGAVYAFGSRATEVVSQVYGEATSPQFPESDVDIGVQPLPGHRLTAQERVRFSIELEDLLGVGRVDLVVLPEADPFLALDVIRGELLCCADADAQAEDELYVLRRAGDLAPYARERWQLILSGETR; from the coding sequence ATGTCCGTAACAGAGCCGTTAAAAGAGATCAGCGCGCGCTACAACCTTGGGGCGGTGTATGCCTTCGGCAGCCGAGCGACCGAAGTCGTCAGCCAGGTGTACGGTGAAGCGACATCACCGCAGTTTCCTGAGTCGGATGTAGACATCGGGGTACAGCCTCTCCCAGGTCACCGCCTGACGGCACAGGAGCGGGTCCGGTTCTCTATCGAGCTGGAGGACCTGCTCGGCGTCGGCCGTGTGGATCTCGTAGTGCTACCGGAGGCCGATCCGTTTCTTGCACTGGATGTCATTCGGGGGGAGCTCCTGTGTTGCGCCGACGCCGACGCCCAGGCGGAGGATGAACTCTACGTCTTGCGGCGAGCTGGGGACCTGGCGCCATACGCCCGTGAGCGTTGGCAGTTGATCCTCTCGGGTGAGACAAGATGA